A stretch of the Poseidonibacter parvus genome encodes the following:
- a CDS encoding 3-isopropylmalate dehydratase large subunit, whose translation MGQTITEKIFSEHVGREVFAGEIVRSPIDMVIGNDITTPISIKAFEDGGFKKLANPEGFAIVLDHFIPAKDIASANQAKISRDFAIKHDLKYFFDEKDMGIEHALLPEKGLVLPGDVIIGADSHTCTHGGLGAFSTGMGSTDISFGMITGGNWFKVPEAIKVVFKGKPADQITGKDLILEIIRILGVDGALYKTLEFTGEAIQYLSMDDRFSLCNMAIEAGAKNGIVAYDDVTKEFLEQTAELNGGLRAEPKIHYSDEDAVYTRVIEIDTDKLEPVIAYPFLPSNGHSVSKAVSDEIKVDQIFIGSCTNGRLSDFKVAAEILEGKKVARHARLILTPGTQKILRDATKAGYIDILVDAGGVVSNPTCGACLGGYMGILGDDEVCISTTNRNFVGRMGSRSSKIYLANSAVAAASAISGYITDPRGL comes from the coding sequence ATGGGTCAAACAATAACAGAAAAAATTTTTAGTGAACATGTAGGACGTGAAGTTTTTGCAGGTGAGATAGTAAGAAGTCCAATTGATATGGTAATTGGGAATGATATTACAACTCCTATTTCTATTAAAGCATTTGAAGATGGTGGTTTTAAAAAATTAGCAAACCCAGAAGGTTTTGCAATTGTACTTGATCACTTTATTCCTGCTAAAGATATTGCATCTGCAAATCAAGCAAAAATTTCAAGAGATTTTGCGATTAAACATGATTTAAAATATTTCTTTGATGAAAAAGATATGGGAATTGAACATGCATTATTACCTGAAAAAGGTTTAGTGTTACCAGGTGATGTTATCATTGGTGCAGATTCACATACATGTACACATGGTGGACTTGGTGCATTTTCAACTGGTATGGGTTCTACTGATATTTCATTTGGAATGATTACAGGTGGTAACTGGTTTAAAGTTCCTGAAGCTATTAAAGTTGTTTTTAAAGGTAAGCCAGCAGATCAAATTACTGGAAAAGATTTAATTCTAGAAATCATTAGAATTTTAGGTGTTGATGGTGCTTTATATAAAACTTTAGAATTCACTGGTGAAGCAATACAATACTTATCAATGGATGATAGATTTAGTCTTTGTAATATGGCAATTGAAGCAGGTGCTAAAAATGGTATTGTTGCATATGATGATGTTACAAAAGAATTTTTAGAGCAAACAGCTGAATTAAATGGTGGATTAAGAGCTGAACCTAAAATTCATTATTCAGATGAAGATGCAGTTTACACAAGAGTAATCGAAATTGATACTGATAAATTAGAGCCTGTTATTGCATATCCTTTCTTACCATCAAATGGTCATTCAGTTTCAAAAGCTGTATCTGATGAAATTAAAGTTGATCAAATATTTATTGGGTCTTGTACAAATGGAAGACTATCTGATTTTAAAGTTGCTGCTGAGATTTTAGAAGGTAAAAAAGTTGCACGACATGCAAGACTTATCTTAACTCCAGGAACTCAAAAAATTCTAAGAGATGCTACAAAAGCCGGATATATTGATATTTTAGTTGATGCAGGTGGTGTTGTATCTAATCCTACATGTGGAGCATGTTTAGGTGGATATATGGGAATTTTAGGAGATGATGAAGTTTGTATTTCTACAACAAATAGAAACTTTGTAGGTAGAATGGGTTCTAGGTCTTCAAAAATTTATTTAGCTAACTCTGCAGTAGCCGCTGCTTCTGCAATTTCTGGATATATTACAGACCCTAGAGGTTTATAA
- the mobA gene encoding molybdenum cofactor guanylyltransferase MobA, giving the protein MIKPFKIPCVILCGGQSRRMGEDKSLLPFSNSNSLTQYQYNKLKPHFNEIYLSSKVDKFDFDFNKDKYLVLDKGDVFSPLIALETIFKTIKSSKVFIITVDTPLVTIESISRLINESINSDICVAQTQRTHNLCGVFSTNLLDEVKQMLSKDIHKIGYLLKNNKTKYIDFINEDEFINLNNKDEYNKAMSIISKSNK; this is encoded by the coding sequence ATGATTAAGCCATTTAAAATTCCATGTGTAATTTTATGTGGTGGTCAAAGTAGAAGAATGGGAGAAGATAAATCCCTTCTTCCTTTTTCAAACTCAAACTCACTAACACAATATCAATACAACAAACTAAAACCTCACTTTAATGAAATTTATTTATCTTCAAAGGTGGATAAATTTGATTTTGATTTCAATAAAGATAAATATCTTGTTTTAGATAAAGGTGATGTTTTTTCACCTCTAATTGCTTTAGAAACTATTTTTAAGACAATTAAATCATCAAAAGTATTTATAATTACAGTTGATACACCATTAGTTACAATTGAGTCAATTTCTAGATTAATAAATGAATCAATTAATAGTGATATTTGTGTTGCACAAACACAAAGAACACACAATTTATGTGGTGTTTTTTCTACAAATTTATTAGATGAAGTTAAGCAAATGTTATCAAAAGACATCCATAAGATAGGATATTTACTTAAAAACAATAAGACTAAATATATAGATTTTATAAACGAGGATGAATTTATTAATCTGAACAATAAAGATGAATATAACAAAGCAATGAGTATTATAAGTAAATCAAATAAATAA
- a CDS encoding NAD(P)/FAD-dependent oxidoreductase: MAKNELDDALELVDSEIKKIGISRREAFKLAGLGSAAYLMGGTSEAQAATVAQASEAKGKILIIGGGLAGMSTAARLSSSLTTPDITIVEPLSNSVSYQAGTTLVASGVYEKSDIVYNTKDFLPAGVKLIKDKAVEFNPDANKVVLGSGETLSYDFLIIAAGLTLDFGRIKGLEEVGDAYTAGDASKILKAFGDSGITSMYNIDTATETWTQMQKFVDKAKNGEKVKGIFSHPDTAIKCGGAPKKIMYLTNSRLVEAGARDNAELTYYVNSGKMFSVKEYHDAIVKQFEARDFKWNYKHNLTTVDIQNKTAIFDKRWDEKGPYDEDLEEYSMITKHQEVEVPFDFMHITPPMKAPDEIGSSAVGSGKGWVPVNKETLQHVKYKNIFSLGDIAAVPMGKTGGSVRKQYKVLVDNLIAAMEGKELNAKYAGYTVCPLITDIGKVMLAEFDWTKKPTPSFPLDPTQERYIWWLLKVYMLKPMTQYGMLSGKA; the protein is encoded by the coding sequence ATGGCAAAAAATGAATTAGATGACGCATTAGAATTAGTTGATTCGGAAATTAAAAAAATTGGAATTTCAAGAAGAGAAGCATTTAAATTAGCTGGTCTTGGTTCTGCTGCATATTTAATGGGTGGAACAAGCGAAGCACAAGCAGCTACTGTTGCACAAGCTAGTGAAGCAAAAGGTAAAATCTTAATTATTGGTGGAGGTCTTGCAGGTATGTCAACAGCTGCTAGACTATCAAGTTCTTTAACAACACCTGATATTACAATTGTTGAACCTCTTAGTAATTCAGTTTCATATCAAGCAGGAACTACATTAGTGGCAAGTGGTGTTTATGAAAAATCTGATATTGTTTATAATACAAAAGATTTCTTACCAGCTGGTGTAAAACTTATAAAAGATAAAGCCGTTGAATTCAATCCAGATGCAAATAAAGTAGTATTAGGTTCTGGAGAAACACTCTCTTATGATTTCCTAATTATTGCAGCAGGACTTACTTTAGACTTTGGGAGAATTAAAGGTTTAGAAGAAGTTGGTGATGCTTATACTGCAGGTGATGCTTCAAAAATATTAAAAGCCTTTGGTGATTCTGGAATCACATCTATGTATAATATTGACACTGCTACTGAAACTTGGACACAAATGCAAAAATTTGTTGATAAAGCTAAAAATGGAGAAAAAGTTAAAGGTATTTTTTCACATCCAGATACAGCCATTAAATGTGGTGGAGCTCCAAAGAAAATCATGTATTTAACAAATTCTAGATTAGTAGAAGCAGGTGCAAGAGATAATGCTGAATTAACTTATTATGTAAATAGTGGCAAAATGTTTAGTGTTAAAGAATACCATGATGCTATTGTAAAACAATTCGAAGCAAGAGATTTTAAATGGAATTACAAACATAATTTAACTACTGTTGATATTCAAAATAAAACGGCAATATTTGATAAAAGATGGGATGAAAAAGGTCCTTATGATGAAGACTTAGAAGAGTATTCAATGATTACAAAACATCAAGAAGTTGAAGTACCATTTGATTTTATGCATATCACACCTCCAATGAAAGCACCAGATGAAATAGGCAGCTCTGCGGTTGGTTCTGGAAAAGGTTGGGTTCCTGTTAATAAAGAAACTCTTCAGCATGTTAAATATAAAAATATCTTTTCACTTGGTGATATCGCAGCTGTTCCTATGGGTAAAACAGGTGGAAGTGTAAGAAAACAATATAAAGTTTTAGTTGATAACTTAATTGCTGCTATGGAAGGTAAAGAATTAAATGCAAAATACGCAGGTTATACTGTGTGTCCTTTAATTACTGATATTGGAAAAGTTATGTTAGCAGAGTTTGATTGGACTAAAAAACCGACACCTTCATTTCCTTTAGATCCAACTCAAGAGAGATATATTTGGTGGTTACTAAAAGTTTATATGCTTAAACCAATGACACAATATGGAATGTTGTCAGGTAAAGCATAG